TAGCACTCGTTACCGGCTCGGCCAGCGGGCTCGGCGCAGCCATCGCCATCGCACTCTCGCAAGCGGGGGCCGCGGTCGCGTGCCACGGCAATCGCCGCGCCGCCACCGAGACCGCCGAAGCCATAGGCAAAAATGCCGCAGCCTTTCGCGCCAATCTCTCCTCCACCAACGGTGCCGAAGATCTCTTCACCCAAGTCAAAGAAAGATTTGGCCGCGTCGACATCCTGATCAACAACGCCGGAACCATTCTCCGAGCCGCTGCTGAAGAGGTCACCCTTGAAGATTGGCAGCAAGTCCTGCAGGTCAATCTCACGAGCGTCTTTCAACTCTCCCAGCTCGCGGCTCGCGACATGATCTCGCGCGGCGGCCTTGGCACAAGCTGCGGCAAAATCGTCAATATCGCCTCCCTCCTGAGCTTTCAGGGAGGCATTCGCGTACCCGCCTACGCCGCCAGCAAAGGCGGAGTCGCCCAGCTCACCAAGGCGCTCGCCAACGAGTGGGCTCCCAAAGGCATTCAGGTCAACGCCATCGCACCCGGCTACTTCGCCACCACCAATACCGAGGCCCTTCAGGCCGACGAAGCCCGCAACCGCCAGATCCTCGAGCGCATCCCCGCCGCCCGCTGGGGCCAACCCGAAGACATCGCCGGCGCCGCCCTCTACCTCAGCTCTCCCGCCAGCAACTACGTCACCGGCACTGTTCTCACCGTCGACGGCGGCTGGATGGGCAGATAACACCTACTCCACCCTGACGCGAACACGCATCCAACAAAGCAAGGAGCACATAATGCCGCAAAGCCCGCACGACCGCGCCGCCGAATATCACAACAAAGCAGCCCACGCCCACCAGG
This Tunturibacter gelidoferens DNA region includes the following protein-coding sequences:
- a CDS encoding glucose 1-dehydrogenase, whose translation is MPITSANIFESFRLDNKVALVTGSASGLGAAIAIALSQAGAAVACHGNRRAATETAEAIGKNAAAFRANLSSTNGAEDLFTQVKERFGRVDILINNAGTILRAAAEEVTLEDWQQVLQVNLTSVFQLSQLAARDMISRGGLGTSCGKIVNIASLLSFQGGIRVPAYAASKGGVAQLTKALANEWAPKGIQVNAIAPGYFATTNTEALQADEARNRQILERIPAARWGQPEDIAGAALYLSSPASNYVTGTVLTVDGGWMGR